From Actinomycetota bacterium, a single genomic window includes:
- a CDS encoding TetR/AcrR family transcriptional regulator — GAKVEDIAIELGIAKGSIFQHFGSKSGLFLQAYKRAVLTLPAWLDAPEDVRAQGFFATVRFWLERTEHLIKEDWIPNRVVLIGNYGTDLTLKREINRWLVSEDPYGTLEFVEWGQERGEVRADVDLEIIVSMVDWLSNSLQDALVTEELDPGLFHRLAGQPERQRMRVEHFTVLLESAIGDRRGDSAPA, encoded by the coding sequence GGCGCCAAGGTCGAGGACATCGCCATCGAGCTCGGCATCGCCAAGGGTTCGATCTTCCAGCACTTCGGGTCGAAGTCCGGCCTGTTCCTGCAGGCGTACAAACGTGCGGTGCTGACGCTCCCCGCCTGGCTCGACGCTCCCGAGGACGTGCGGGCCCAAGGATTCTTCGCCACGGTGCGCTTCTGGCTCGAGCGCACCGAGCACCTGATCAAGGAGGACTGGATCCCGAACCGCGTGGTGCTGATCGGCAACTACGGCACCGACCTCACGCTGAAGCGCGAGATCAACCGCTGGCTCGTGAGCGAGGACCCGTACGGCACCCTCGAGTTCGTCGAGTGGGGGCAGGAACGGGGCGAGGTGCGGGCCGACGTCGACCTGGAGATCATCGTGTCGATGGTCGACTGGCTCTCGAACTCGCTGCAGGACGCCCTCGTCACCGAGGAACTCGACCCTGGCTTGTTCCACCGGCTCGCGGGCCAGCCCGAGCGCCAGCGCATGCGCGTCGAGCATTTCACGGTGCTACTCGAAAGTGCGATCGGTGATCGGCGCGGCGACTCAGCGCCGGCGTAG